A window of Pyrus communis chromosome 3, drPyrComm1.1, whole genome shotgun sequence genomic DNA:
TAATTAAGAACATTGAGAGTGTTGAGAATGCAGAGAAGTGTGTAAAACAGATCCAAACGTGAATGATTCACATCAGCTCCTCCAAGCCACTCTTTACCAAATCTTCCACTCAATGAATTTGCTATGGACACCAGAACTGAGCTCAAAAAGTAACCCATTGATGTTGAGCACCATGACAATGAAGTGGACATGCTTCTCATGCTATCAGGCGCTTCCGAATAAAAGAACTCGAGCATTCCTCCAAGAGTGAGCATGTCTGAGACTCCAAGGAAGAGGTATTGCCAGCCAAGCCAGAAGAAAGACAATGTGACATTTTTATGAGCCACCTTACGTCTCTGAGATTCAACTATGGCAGCTACAGCCATTGATACAGATGCTAGTGCTAGCCCTACTCCAATCCTCCAAAGTGGTTGGAAGATGTGACTTTTTGCTGAGTTTTTGTCTCCTAAGATTCTTCGGAATCGTTCATATAAGGGAATAGAAGCAAGCATAACGGAGAGGGGGAGTACGGTTAATGACTGAACTGGGATTTCGAAATTGTGTAGTTTTCGGTTCATTGTGCTCCCTTGTACCACTGAGTATGTCTGAAGTTGGGCTAGGCAGCAATTCATCATGATTGTGCTTGCAAAGATGGGTAGAAGGCCTATAAAAGTTTTTGTTTCCTTAACTTGAGCTGCACTGACTGTGCTATCAATTAGTGCTTTGTCTAAGAACCTGATAAAGTATAGTGTTTGTTAGACCAAAACTACATGAAAAGAATTGTGTACAGAGTTTAAATTGCTCTATTCGTCCCACTCAAAATTTGAGTGATCTCATATGGTAGGCCAGAACTTGTTTAGCATGCCCCACAAGTGTGCACTATAAATTAATCCCACTCTAAATTGAAAGAATCATAAATGTCCTATGTTACTATGCATATGCACTAATCACCTAATTAAGAAAGAACTGGAAGAGAGGAAAAGAACTTACTTATACTTGTTATGGGATCGCACATTAACTCCGTTCGAATTGATTGCAGATACTGCATACTGGTTCTCCAATACTCTCTCTTCGGGTGAGGCCTTCCAGTTTCGAACTGTAGAAGCAAGAACCTTTGacaccacaaaaaaaaatttaataaattccAAATACAACATTCTATTCGATAGTATTTTTTGAGAGTTGTTACTAGCGTATGCTATATATAGCCACTTTGCAGTCTTAAAAAGTAGTGCATGATGAttattttggaatgctaatGAAACACTGCATCTTTTCTAAATTTACATTTACCTTAAAGATTCTTGTCAATGCGCTTCCTCCAGGACGTTTGTGTCGATAAAATGGACTCCCactgatgaaaattgaaagtgCCAAACTCAAGGCTATACTTGTAATAGTAAAGCTCGAATTCCAGCCCTTGTTCTCTTCCACCCAAACCATAACAGTACAGCTTAGGAGGCCCCCAAGGCACagggaaaagaaaaaccaaTTGAAGTAGGTAGAGATGAGTCTCTGATTGCAGTGATCAAGCTGATCAGCACCGTGTGCAGGTAAGGACGCATTGATTCCACCTACACCGGTAGCAACGACATAAAGGCCAGTGTATAGAATGGCTGCTTGAGACCGAGAAGGCGTAGCACCCGATGCTGGTCGAAATTTTGCGTGCTGAGCTTGGATTCTCAGCAAAATTAATCCCTACATGATACAAATTTTTTGTTCCATTTCCTGTCACATACTTATATGAAAATATATAGGTTCTCAATCACTTTCAATTTGGTTATGAGCCTCCTTTAAAACTTCTAAAGCGTGTCAATTTTTCTTGAACCGTCATGTGCATCACATTTTCTATTAGTTTACCCCATCAAATAGATGAAAGTAActctaaatttaaaattctttttgaTAGATTTGACAACTGGGACAAATTACTAGACAATTCAGAAAATTACGGGCTCATAACTAAATTAAAATCCATAAGTGCagattgaaaaatgaaaagtttCTAATTCAGGGTTATGCTAAAATTTTCGCAAAAAGGGGGGAACAAATCATACCAGCAACTCTATGATAGAAGAGATGATTAAGGTTGTGAATCTTGTGAAGAGTGAGTCACTGATAAATCCTCCCAGTATGGAGAGCAAAAAGGAGGTTCCAATAAAATTCGTCACCATATTTGCTGCTGTAGCATGTGGGTAATGCATTGACAACAAGAAGTATCTCACAAAGTTACTGGCATTGGCTAAAAACACCATGTTTGTCAACACCTCCACAACTGCGCACACAAAAAAATTCATTCCCAAAATTATTCCAGTATCATACAACATTTGCCCATAGCAAACTTTTGCTAGATCCTAAGGGCTTGTTGGTATCCTTCTTGGATcccattttttgtttaaaaaaataatgaatgtAATTAAATTACTTAATATTCATTCGtttcagaaacaaaaaaattggacGCAAAAAAGATAGCAAATCACTCCAAGTTATTAAGGGTTTTTTCTAGATCCCCATCTTGAACCTCATCTTATGATAATTAAACTAAGATCGATGCTACCTCTGTACACCAAGTTCGAATCCTCTCACAATAATATATTTCCAGTTAAATTAAAACACActcgaataaaaaaatatatatatatccctgCAATTGCAACATACCACATGCAAAGGCAGCAGCTCTGGTTCCACCGTGCTTTCGAGGATCTGCCTCTCTTCCTTTCCAGTCAAAATATCGGTCATCATCACTTTCTTTCTGAAAGACATCTCTTTCTATACTCATCCTTGTGCCCTATAGGTTTTAACAAATATACAATTGTAAGTGAAGATTTTGCagttgaagaagaaaatcaagcagccagaaaatatataaattaataaggaaaaaaaaaaaacttttctgCAGAAGGGAAGAGTTGAGTTGCATATAATTTGGGTTGTGTTAGGCCACCATGATCTGTACCATAAATTACAGGGAATATTCTGGATTCATGAACTTACCGGTATTAGGAACAATTATACCAAAACAAGAAATGTTTGGGGACAGATAGATGAGAAGAAGAACTGATAAGGCTGTACAGAGGTTTggggaaaaattaaattgatttgCATTTGTGGGGATGAGGCTAAAGGCTATGCAGACACTTGTGTCCAAATCCTGCATGAATAATGTCACATTGCATGGAAATTAATTAAAGCTTTGTCAAAGGCGGTTAGAGTGAACCGGATTC
This region includes:
- the LOC137727470 gene encoding protein NRT1/ PTR FAMILY 4.2-like, which codes for MSIERDVFQKESDDDRYFDWKGREADPRKHGGTRAAAFACVVEVLTNMVFLANASNFVRYFLLSMHYPHATAANMVTNFIGTSFLLSILGGFISDSLFTRFTTLIISSIIELLGLILLRIQAQHAKFRPASGATPSRSQAAILYTGLYVVATGVGGINASLPAHGADQLDHCNQRLISTYFNWFFFSLCLGGLLSCTVMVWVEENKGWNSSFTITSIALSLALSIFISGSPFYRHKRPGGSALTRIFKVLASTVRNWKASPEERVLENQYAVSAINSNGVNVRSHNKYKFLDKALIDSTVSAAQVKETKTFIGLLPIFASTIMMNCCLAQLQTYSVVQGSTMNRKLHNFEIPVQSLTVLPLSVMLASIPLYERFRRILGDKNSAKSHIFQPLWRIGVGLALASVSMAVAAIVESQRRKVAHKNVTLSFFWLGWQYLFLGVSDMLTLGGMLEFFYSEAPDSMRSMSTSLSWCSTSMGYFLSSVLVSIANSLSGRFGKEWLGGADVNHSRLDLFYTLLCILNTLNVLNYLYWARKY